A stretch of Triticum aestivum cultivar Chinese Spring chromosome 1D, IWGSC CS RefSeq v2.1, whole genome shotgun sequence DNA encodes these proteins:
- the LOC123181391 gene encoding subtilisin-like protease 4, with protein MESRWVIAFLLLSLQPLLGASYLRARKNYIVHLDPRGGPVDSLEEWHRSFLPRTAAPEWEVEPDGGAEDHGPRIIYSYSDVFTGFAARLTDEEAEALRATEGCLRLYPEVFLPLATTRSPGFLGLHLGNEGFWSRSGFGRGVVIGILDTGILPSHPSFGDDGLEPPPKTWKGTCEFKAVAGGGCNNKIVGARAFGSAAVNSSAPPVDDAGHGTHTASTAAGNFVENANVRGNADGTASGMAPHAHLAIYKVCTRSRCSIMDIIAGLDAAVKDGVDVLSFSIGAQSGTQFNYDPIAIAAFQAMERGIFVSCAAGNAGPDPGSVGNGAPWMLTVAAGTMDRAIRTTVRLGNGEEFDGESLFQPGNNSAAKPLPLVYPGADGSETSRDCSVLRGAEVSDKVVLCESRGLNGRIEAGQTVSAYGGVGMIVMNRAAEGYTTFADPHVLPASHLSYDAGTKIAAYINSTANPTASIAFKGTVMGALPAPAVTFFSSRGPSKASPGILKPDITGPGMNILAAWAPSESHTEFSDGGVGLSFFVESGTSMSTPHLSGIAALIKSLHPDWSPAAIKSAIMTTSDAVDRTGVPLKDEQYRHATFYAMGAGYVNPALAFDPGLVYDLHADDYLPYLCGLGLGDEGVTEIAHRPVTCANLKATTEAELNYPSLIVNLLAQPITVNRTVTNVGKPNSVYTAVVDMPRDVSVTVQPPMLRFAEAKEKQSFTVTVRWAGQPSVAGAEGNLKWVSDDHIVRSPIVVPPKAA; from the coding sequence aTGGAGTCCCGGTGGGTCATCGCCTTCCTCCTCCTGTCCCTGCAGCCGCTGCTCGGCGCGTCGTACCTGCGGGCGAGGAAGAACTACATCGTGCACCTCGACCCGAGGGGCGGCCCCGTCGACTCCCTCGAGGAGTGGCACCGCTCCTTCCTCCCGCGGACGGCCGCGCCCGAATGGGAGGTGGAgccggacggcggcgccgaggACCACGGCCCGCGCATCATTTACTCGTACAGCGACGTCTTCACCGGCTTCGCCGCGCGGCTCACGGACGAGGAGGCCGAGGCGCTGAGGGCCACGGAGGGGTGCCTCAGGCTGTACCCGGAGGTGTTCTTGCCGCTCGCCACCACCCGCTCGCCCGGCTTCCTCGGCCTCCACCTCGGGAACGAGGGCTTCTGGAGCCGCTCCGGGTTCGGCCGAGGGGTGGTGATTGGCATCTTGGACACGGGGATCCTGCCCAGCCACCCTTCCTTCGGCGACGACGGCCTCGAGCCGCCGCCCAAGACCTGGAAGGGCACGTGCGAGTTCAAGGCCGTCGCCGGCGGCGGATGCAACAACAAGATCGTCGGGGCGCGCGCGTTCGGCAGCGCCGCCGTCAACTCGTCGGCGCCGCCGGTGGACGACGCGGGCCACGGCACGCACACGGCCAGCACGGCCGCGGGCAACTTCGTGGAGAACGCCAACGTCCGGGGCAACGCCGACGGCACGGCCTCGGGGATGGCGCCGCACGCGCACCTGGCGATATACAAGGTTTGCACTCGCAGCCGCTGCTCCATCATGGACATCATCGCTGGGCTGGACGCCGCCGTCAAGGACGGCGTCGACGTGCTGTCCTTCTCCATCGGCGCGCAGTCCGGGACGCAGTTCAACTACGACCCCATCGCCATCGCGGCGTTCCAGGCCATGGAGCGCGGCATCTTCGTCAGCTGCGCGGCGGGGAACGCGGGCCCGGACCCGGGCTCCGTCGGCAACGGGGCGCCTTGGATGCTCACCGTCGCGGCCGGCACCATGGACCGCGCGATACGCACCACCGTGAGGCTCGGCAACGGCGAGGAGTTCGACGGCGAGTCCCTGTTCCAGCCGGGCAACAACTCCGCCGCGAAGCCGCTTCCGCTCGTGTACCCCGGCGCCGACGGCTCCGAGACAAGCCGCGATTGCAGCGTGCTGCGCGGAGCCGAGGTGAGCGACAAGGTGGTGCTCTGCGAGAGCAGAGGCCTAAACGGCCGCATCGAGGCTGGCCAGACCGTGTCCGCGTACGGCGGCGTGGGCATGATCGTCATGAACAGAGCAGCCGAAGGGTACACTACCTTCGCCGACCCGCATGTCCTCCCTGCGTCGCACCTGAGCTACGATGCCGGGACCAAGATCGCGGCCTACATTAACTCCACGGCCAACCCGACGGCGAGCATCGCGTTCAAGGGCACAGTCATGGGCGCGCTGCCGGCGCCGGCCGTTACTTTCTTCTCGTCCCGAGGTCCGAGCAAGGCCAGCCCGGGCATCCTGAAGCCGGACATCACGGGGCCGGGCATGAACATACTCGCGGCGTGGGCGCCGAGCGAGTCGCACACGGAGTTCTCCGACGGGGGCGTCGGTCTCTCTTTCTTCGTGGAGTCTGGCACGTCCATGTCGACGCCGCACCTGAGCGGCATCGCCGCACTCATCAAGAGTCTGCACCCGGACTGGTCACCGGCGGCGATCAAATCGGCGATCATGACGACGTCGGACGCAGTGGACCGCACCGGCGTGCCCCTCAAGGACGAGCAGTACCGCCACGCCACCTTCTACGCCATGGGCGCGGGCTACGTCAACCCCGCGCTCGCCTTCGACCCGGGCCTAGTCTACGACCTCCACGCCGACGACTACCTCCCCTACCTctgcggcctcggcctcggcgACGAGGGCGTCACCGAGATCGCCCACCGCCCGGTCACCTGCGCCAACCTCAAGGCCACCACCGAGGCAGAGCTGAACTACCCGTCCCTCATCGTCAACCTGCTGGCCCAGCCGATCACGGTCAACCGCACGGTGACCAACGTCGGGAAGCCGAACTCCGTGTACACCGCCGTGGTGGACATGCCCAGAGACGTGTCGGTGACGGTGCAGCCGCCGATGCTGCGGTTCGCGGAGGCCAAGGAGAAGCAGAGCTTCACGGTGACGGTGCGGTGGGCGGGGCAGCCGAGCGTCGCCGGCGCCGAGGGCAACCTGAAGTGGGTCTCCGACGATCACATCGTGCGGAGCCCCATTGTGGTTCCACCCAAGGCCGCGTAG